A stretch of Maniola hyperantus chromosome 15, iAphHyp1.2, whole genome shotgun sequence DNA encodes these proteins:
- the DCP1 gene encoding mRNA-decapping enzyme 1B, translated as MADTGLRMNFAALKRADPYAREIIDSATHVALYTFEENEWEKTNIEGALFVYSRNGEPYHSLVIMNRLNTNNLIEPVSKGIELQLKEPFLLYRNAKCRIYGIWFYDKDECVRVATKLNSLVKTPSEMPQNPTYTTPAKATAPVDIFSMLSKAQDDFNSTNGMANKNDTTPSRAPDMASQSVMDFFAKAGSGAAAQMPAVSSLPSPGIFGPRPTDVREGPLLLQRLMSNPAHSVEHIEKQQRSVTPQDALSANGNASIDPVMRQNSSFQLKSTPIEKQNPQRMSLKKIQLDCIDTNGPNPLESELNLMHISSPKPTSPLASYLNQSQEMGHPVGSFNGGKLEEVAGVYPIINSLANQQKPALMPPTMFTASPGNEIQASPEPLTRNQLLQAFNYLLKHDADFVNKLHEGYVKSFSEKAFSVS; from the coding sequence atggctGACACCGGTCTCCGAATGAATTTCGCCGCATTGAAGAGGGCAGATCCATATGCAAGAGAAATAATTGACAGTGCTACCCACGTCGCACTATATACTTTCGAAGAGAACGAATGGGAGAAAACGAACATCGAAGGTGCTTTGTTTGTGTACAGTAGAAATGGTGAACCTTACCACAGTTTGGTGATAATGAACAGATTAAATACGAATAATCTCATCGAGCCCGTTTCTAAAGGTATCGAATTGCAATTAAAAGAGCCATTCTTATTATATAGAAACGCCAAGTGTCGCATTTACGGCATATGGTTTTATGACAAAGACGAATGCGTTAGGGTGGCCACGAAATTGAATTCTCTAGTTAAAACACCCAGCGAGATGCCCCAGAATCCAACGTACACAACCCCAGCGAAGGCGACCGCTCCGGTAGACATATTTAGCATGCTGAGCAAGGCTCAAGACGATTTTAATTCTACGAACGGGATGGCGAATAAAAATGACACAACACCGTCGCGGGCGCCCGACATGGCATCACAAAGTGTGATGGATTTCTTCGCTAAGGCGGGGAGTGGCGCGGCGGCACAGATGCCTGCAGTGTCCTCTCTTCCATCTCCAGGGATCTTCGGGCCGCGGCCCACAGACGTGCGAGAAGGCCCACTCCTCCTGCAAAGGCTAATGAGCAACCCGGCACACTCTGTGGAGCATATAGAGAAACAGCAGCGCTCAGTCACGCCACAGGATGCACTGAGTGCAAATGGCAATGCATCTATAGATCCGGTCATGAGGCAGAATAGCTCTTTCCAGTTAAAGTCTACTCCCATCGAGAAGCAAAACCCGCAGCGAATGAGTCTCAAGAAAATACAGCTCGATTGTATAGACACAAATGGACCTAATCCATTAGAGAGCGAACTCAACCTGATGCACATCTCTTCGCCGAAGCCCACTTCTCCACTAGCCTCATATTTGAATCAATCTCAGGAAATGGGGCATCCAGTGGGCTCCTTTAACGGTGGTAAGTTAGAAGAAGTCGCAGGTGTTTATCCAATTATTAATTCACTAGCGAACCAACAGAAACCGGCTCTGATGCCGCCTACAATGTTCACAGCCTCACCAGGAAACGAAATTCAGGCTTCCCCTGAGCCTCTGACTAGGAATCAGCTTCTTCAAGCTTTCAACTATCTCCTCAAACATGATGCCGACTTTGTCAACAAGTTGCATGAGGGTTACGTAAAATCGTTTTCAGAAAAAGCTTTCTCTGTTTCATAA